The window TCATAGTTTTCCCCTACTGCCCCGTGTAACGTTTTAGGACTTGCTAATGCTTTGCCTGCTTCGTCTACGAATCTTACGATCACCGTTTGTAGCTCCACATCTTTGATTGGTGTATAGACATACACCACTTCCCCTGGTGTCTCTCCATAGGTGCCATTCGCATTACTTGGGTAAGTTTTTAACCCGTACCCTTCAATTTCAAGCGCACTTGTTTCATAGTTTTCCCCTACTGCCCCGTGTAACGTTTTAGGACTTGCTAATGCTTTGCCTGCTTCGTCTACGAATCTTACGATCACCGTTTGTAGCTCCACATCTTTGATTGGTGTATAGACATACACCACTTCTTGCTCTTTATCACTCATTATTCCAACAGCATTATCAGGTAGTTTACTTTCATCTAATATGTATCCATCTATAGATATTTTATAGTCGTCTGTTGTGGCATCGTATGCATCCTCGAGGCTACCTGAAATGGTTTTCGAAGGATGTATCTCACTCCCTTCCTGATTGATATATTTAATTGTGATATCTTTTGCGTCTGGTAAGGAATACACAAGTTTTATTGTCTGTAATTCCTCAGTAAAAATTCCGGTAACATTATCAGGCAATTTACTAGTATTTAATTGATATCCGGGTATTTCTAATTGATAGTCATCTATCGTAGCATCATACCCCCCACCTAAGTAACCAATTATTTCATTGTCCTTATGAAGTTTATTCCCATGCTCATCTAAATATTCCACTAATATACGTGTAGCCCAAACATAGGTATCAGGGGAACTTCCATCATATTTATTAGCAAAATTTTTAGAAGAAGTGTAGTATTGACTAGTATTAACTCCTATCCAACCTTCTGTGTAACTTCCTGTAGCTGTATGACTTGGCAGTCCAGAATCACTGGCGTCAAAAGGCGTATATTCACCTACAGTTATAGAACGTAGTTTTTTATTGGACGAATCAAACATTTTATATGCATTAGTTGTCTTTTTTTTACCTAGTCCACTAATATCTAACGTTTCTAGTGACTCACAACCTGCAAACATTGAAATATATGAATTGGTAACACTAGTATCAAAATTTGATAAATCTAATTCAGTAATGCTACTACACCCATTAAACATTGAAGTAAATGTCGTAACCTTAGACGTACTCCAAGAAGATAAATCTACCTCTTTCAATGATGAACAGCCTCTAAACAAGTACATCATTCTAGTAGTATTAGATGTATCAATATTATTTAGTCCACTAATCTCGGTAACATTACTTAATCCATCAAATAAATTATTCATATATGCCTTAGTGGTTATAGATCCATTTATGACAACTTTATTAATTTCGTTTTTATACTCTATCCAAGGTGATTCTGATAAACTTGGTAATTCCCCTTCAAAAATTGTAAGCACACCATCGTCTGTTATTTCCCAACTACAAGTTCCTAATGTGCCTAAATGAGTTGAATTTCTATTCGTTCCATCAGTTTTAGTAAGAATTTTGAGATTCTTATTATTTGGCTCATCAACAGCGTATTCTTCCTTATGAATACTATCTGTTTCTGAACTTATTTCTTCAAATGAATCAGAAAAATCTAGCTTATTATTACTAATCTCCTTATCTTCAGGAATAGAAATTTG is drawn from Vagococcus xieshaowenii and contains these coding sequences:
- a CDS encoding MucBP domain-containing protein → MKKNNVRNLISVLAGISLVLSPSISVAEAITQETETSKVLESINEESLSTQISIPEDKEISNNKLDFSDSFEEISSETDSIHKEEYAVDEPNNKNLKILTKTDGTNRNSTHLGTLGTCSWEITDDGVLTIFEGELPSLSESPWIEYKNEINKVVINGSITTKAYMNNLFDGLSNVTEISGLNNIDTSNTTRMMYLFRGCSSLKEVDLSSWSTSKVTTFTSMFNGCSSITELDLSNFDTSVTNSYISMFAGCESLETLDISGLGKKKTTNAYKMFDSSNKKLRSITVGEYTPFDASDSGLPSHTATGSYTEGWIGVNTSQYYTSSKNFANKYDGSSPDTYVWATRILVEYLDEHGNKLHKDNEIIGYLGGGYDATIDDYQLEIPGYQLNTSKLPDNVTGIFTEELQTIKLVYSLPDAKDITIKYINQEGSEIHPSKTISGSLEDAYDATTDDYKISIDGYILDESKLPDNAVGIMSDKEQEVVYVYTPIKDVELQTVIVRFVDEAGKALASPKTLHGAVGENYETSALEIEGYGLKTYPSNANGTYGETPGEVVYVYTPIKDVELQTVIVRFVDEAGKALASPKTLHGAVGENYETSALEIEGYGLKTYPSNANGTYGETPGEVVYVYTPIKDVELQTVIVRFVDEAGKALASPKTLHGAVGENYETSALEIEGYGLKKIPANKNGKYIDFPIEVIYIYEPTEPTEPTEPAEPTEPTEPTEPTEPTEPTEPTEPTEPTEPAEPTEPTEPAEPTEPTEPTEPAEPTEPTEPAEPTEPTEPTEPAEPTEPTEPTEPTEPTEPTEPTESTEPTKPIETTEQIKDKINSQVENSNHSNDKAGGSDILPQSGENKKSLLAIVGLMLLSFSALFSRIKRKK